A single genomic interval of Cucumis sativus cultivar 9930 chromosome 7, Cucumber_9930_V3, whole genome shotgun sequence harbors:
- the LOC101221761 gene encoding cell division control protein 45 homolog, which translates to MVREQRVESFYTKLRDSVVASSLSPLLIFPSTSDVDSLCALKIIFKVLESDSVRYACYPVSSFQEIHKYAGPSLTSLSADPISILLINWGCHRDLRKVLSLGPAARVFVVDSHRPIHLHNLSSENEQVVVLYTKDDELQADLAYDFDVSALANASDLNSDDEIDDVSDSDDDNDSESDEEGRRGSRKRRRVDKENEEDPVQLYRKLKRGYYQMGTFHGRPSGCLMYDLSHSLRKNTNELLWLACVSLTDQFVHERLTDERYQAGVMELEQHINSSGNLNAVNSVTLKDGTKIRAPDASRITYDDEPRLMLLQEWNLFDSMLYSSYIATKLKTWSDNGMKKLKLLLARMGFALVDCQQKFQYMNIEVKRKMKDEFERYLPEYGLTDFYYRSFLRLHGYSSKVSAADVVYGVTALLESFVTSDGTSASKQFGVAYDALSLNNLDKLKAGMQQAIKVQRSILRQGSSAITKSGCIRSGRKFRWVKLEDSVDTKLLGYPQALTKFCYFIMDALKERGARMKPLLCACLSQEPNKVLIVGVCGKPRLGASQGNAFGRAFRDAAEEISSEFFHEMFESSWILLEKTSVNSFMVRLTQKL; encoded by the coding sequence ATGGTGAGGGAACAACGTGTTGAATCGTTTTACACTAAACTTCGTGACTCTGTCGTCGCTTCTTCTTTGTCTCCTCTTCTTATTTTTCCTTCCACTTCTGATGTAGACTCGCTCTGTGccttgaaaattatttttaaagttcttGAATCTGATTCTGTTCGATACGCTTGTTACCCCGTGTCTTCTTTTCaagaaattcataaatatgCTGGCCCTAGTTTGACTTCCTTGTCTGCTGATCCGATTTCGATTCTTTTGATTAATTGGGGATGTCATCGAGATCTTAGGAAGGTTTTGAGTTTAGGTCCGGCTGCTCGTGTGTTTGTTGTTGATAGTCATCGCCCGATTCATCTTCATAATCTGAGTAGTGAGAATGAACAAGTGGTTGTGCTTTATACGAAAGACGACGAGCTCCAGGCTGATTTGGCTTATGATTTTGATGTCTCTGCCTTGGCAAATGCAAGCGATTTGAACAGTGATGATGAGATTGATGATGTATCAGATAGCGATGACGACAATGATAGCGAAAGTGATGAAGAAGGCAGGCGTGGGTCGAGAAAGAGGAGGAGAGTTGATAAGGAAAATGAAGAGGATCCTGTTCAGCTCTATAGGAAATTGAAAAGGGGATACTATCAAATGGGTACCTTCCATGGCAGGCCGTCAGGGTGTCTGATGTATGATCTGTCACATTCTTTGAGGAAGAACACGAATGAATTACTATGGCTGGCTTGTGTGTCTTTAACGGATCAGTTTGTACATGAAAGATTGACGGATGAGAGGTATCAAGCTGGGGTTATGGAGCTCGAACAACACATTAACAGTTCAGGGAACTTAAATGCTGTTAATTCTGTTACTCTTAAAGATGGCACCAAGATCCGAGCCCCTGATGCATCTAGAATTACTTATGACGATGAACCCAGATTAATGCTCTTGCAGGAGtggaatttatttgattcGATGCTTTATTCTTCATACATTGCAACCAAGTTAAAGACATGGAGTGACAATGGAATGAAGAAGCTCAAATTGCTTCTAGCACGGATGGGGTTTGCACTAGTGGACTGCCAACAAAAGTTCCAATACATGAATATCGAAGTGAAACGAAAGATGAAGGATGAATTCGAGCGATACCTTCCTGAATATGGCCTAACCGATTTCTACTACCGAAGTTTCTTGAGGTTACATGGTTATAGCTCAAAAGTATCAGCAGCAGATGTGGTATATGGGGTCACTGCATTGCTCGAGTCCTTCGTCACATCAGATGGTACTAGTGCTTCCAAGCAGTTCGGAGTGGCTTATGATGCATTGTCATTGAACAATCTTGATAAGCTCAAAGCTGGAATGCAGCAGGCAATCAAAGTCCAGAGATCAATCCTTAGACAGGGGAGCTCTGCAATTACAAAGAGCGGCTGCATAAGAAGTGGGAGAAAATTTCGTTGGGTGAAGCTTGAAGATTCTGTAGACACCAAATTGTTGGGATATCCTCAAGCACTCACAAAATTTTGCTACTTTATAATGGATGCTTTGAAAGAGAGAGGAGCAAGAATGAAGCCTTTGCTATGTGCTTGCTTATCTCAAGAGCCCAACAAAGTACTAATTGTTGGAGTTTGT
- the LOC101221990 gene encoding RPM1-interacting protein 4 — protein sequence MAQRSHVPAFGNWESEGNVPYTVFFDKARKGRGGGPIRNPNDPEEYPDIFMDNSHEAPPSKPSPKDDTPPPKPTTHERRQSREDGGFRPYANSPGNRENQGRRQSGSEYSIDRSPLHRQAKPSARDSSMTEGKSFEGNYDNRGKTKTKNNSPPEGTALPKFGSWDVNNPASADGFTHIFGKVREERLGPGTPQHSSSPYNNANNGRPDDSAKGGGCFPCLRRK from the exons ATGGCG CAACGGTCACATGTACCAGCATTTGGGAATTGGGAAAGCGAAGGGAATGTTCCATACACAGTGTTCTTCGACAAGGCAAGAAAGGGCAGAGGTGGCGGACCGATCAGAAACCCGAACGATCCCGAGGAATATCCAGACATTTTCATGGACAATTCACATGAAGCTCCTCCATCTAAACCCAGTCCAAAGGACGATACACCACCGCCAAAACCTACCACTCATGAGAGGAGACAAAGTCGAGAAGATGGCGGCTTTCGCCCCTACGCTAACTCCCCCGGCAACCGTGAAAATCAGGGTCGGAGACAGAGCGGCTCCGAATATAGCATCGACCGCTCTCCTCTTCATCGCCAGGCGAAGCCCTCAGCGAGAGACAGTTCGATGACAGAGGGCAAGAGCTTTGAGGGTAACTACGACAACCGCGGGAAGACTAAAACGAAAAACAATTCCCCT CCGGAAGGGACGGCGCTGCCGAAGTTTGGATCGTGGGATGTGAACAATCCGGCGTCGGCCGACGGTTTTACACACATTTTTGGTAAAGTTCGAGAGGAAAGGTTGGGGCCCGGAACCCCGCAACATTCTTCCTCACCTTACAACAATGCTAATAACGGAAGACCCGATGACAGTGCAAag GGAGGAGGGTGCTTCCCATGtctaagaagaaaataa